From Pyxicephalus adspersus chromosome 7, UCB_Pads_2.0, whole genome shotgun sequence, a single genomic window includes:
- the RNF40 gene encoding E3 ubiquitin-protein ligase BRE1B (The sequence of the model RefSeq protein was modified relative to this genomic sequence to represent the inferred CDS: added 102 bases not found in genome assembly) → MSGTGSKRSAGDVGAGPSEKKPNHEEKTPTTLIEPIRLGGISSTEEMDMKVLQFKNKKLAERLEQRQGFEDELREKIEKLEKRQATDDATLLIVNRYWSRLDENVQILVKRSNSEPTPQHSVSSVAPEDKEVSMETHAESPQAQEEPDSKDTPAPPAVPVKPDPPGSLPESSLNFLATLACSTPEEIELQLQERMEFSKRAVSWVLETASKLHRRMQDLCERIHSGAAFEQLDESLRSLNKDLMTENHRLQDLATVLQEKHHRISLQHHELQDRAVSSETKVSEMERSIEDLQWDIEKLRKHEQKLNRHLAEALEQLNSGYHISGSSGGFQGGQTTLTVQKFEMLNAELEQNQELANSRMSELEKLQNELQAAVRLKERLKLDLRTLPEEAVRGTQDFRCLQSQFSLLYNESLQVKTQLDEARALLLSTKNSHLRQIERMESEELSVQKKLRTEVIQLEDTLAQVRKEYEMLRIEFEQNLAANEQAGPINREMRHLIGSLQNHNHQLKGDVQRYKRKVRDAQGEVSKMRFQAGAPPGPPPSVSSTEVPSTPIKEEEVEVKKEALPVPAREPETPMTPEVKKEEEEPKKEPERSKTRERELEREREKEREREKEREREKDKQKTEDSKRKDADTLKQLRAELKKAQESQKEMKLLLDMYKSAPKEQRDKVQLMAAERKTKAEVEELRARVQALEEKDRRERKKLADEEALRKIKIAEEQIEHLQRKLSATKQEEEALLSEMDVTGQAFEDMQEQNIRLMQQLREKDDANFKLMSERIKSNQIHKLLREEKEELADQVQGLKTQVDAQLLQVQKLEERERMLHSSLATIEKELTLRTQALEIQKRKAVEAAQLSEDLKVQVEHIVSTLRDTQSLVCDNRTAKEKESFNLKRAQEEISRLRRKLEKQKKMEVYADADQILQEEIKEYRARLTCPCCNTRKKDAVLTKCFHVFCFECVKTRYDTRQRKCPKCNAAFGAHDFHRIYFN, encoded by the exons ATGTCTGGAACCGGCAGTAAGAGATCAGCTGGGGACGTTGGTGCCGGTCCTTCAGAAAAGAAACCCAACCATGAAGAAAAGACCCCGACTACCCTCATTGAGCCCATCCGCCTGGGGGGCATCTCTTCTACG GAGGAGATGGACATGAAAGTTTTGCAGTTCAAGAACAAGAAACTGGCGGAGCGGCTGGAGCAGCGTCAAGGATTTGAAGATGAACTCAGAGAAAAGATAGAGAAGTTGGAGAAGAGACAGGCCACGGATGATGCCACGTTGCTGATTGTCAATCGTTACTGGAGCCGG CTGGATGAGAATGTGCAGATCCTGGTAAAGCGTTCTAATAGTGAGCCCACTCCCCAACATTCGGTTTCTTCTGTGGCCCCTGAGGACAAGGAAGTGTCTATGGAGACCCATGCAGAGAGTCCCCAGGCTCAAGAGGAGCCTGACAGTAAAG ATACCCCTGCACCCCCTGCAGTTCCCGTGAAACCTGATCCACCAGGTTCACTCCCTGAATCCTCCCTGAACTTTCTGGCTACCCTGGCCTGCAGCACCCCTGAGGAGATTGAGCTTCAGCTGCAGGAACGTATGGAATTCAGCAAGAGAGCTGTGTCCTGGGTTCTGGAGACCGCCAGCAAGCTGCACCGCAGGATGCAGGACCTGTGTGAGCGCATTCATAGTGGAG CAGCGTTTGAGCAGCTGGACGAGTCATTGCGCAGCCTGAACAAGGATCTGATGACAGAGAACCACAGACTACAGGACCTGGCCACTGTCCTGCAAGAAAAACACCATCGCATCTCTCTGCAG CATCATGAGCTCCAGGACCGTGCCGTCTCATCAGAAACCAAAGTGTCTGAAATGGAGAGGAGCATTGAAGATCTGCAATGGGACATTGAGAAGCTGCGGAAACATGAGCAGAAGCTGAATCGTCACCTGGCTGAGGCTTTGGAGCAG CTAAACTCAGGATATCACATCTCAGGAAGCTCTGGAGGTTTCCAGGGAGGACAGACCACCCTGACTGTACAGAAG TTTGAGATGCTAAATGCAGAGCTGGAACAGAACCAGGAATTGGCCAATAGTCGCATGAGTGAGCTGGAGAAGCTACAGAATGAGTTACAGGCAGCTGTACGGCTAAAGGAGAGGCTAAAG CTGGACCTCCGAACCCTCCCTGAGGAGGCGGTAAGGGGCACTCAGGACTTCCGCTGCCTTCAGTCACAATTCTCACTACTCTACAACGAGTCGCTCCAAGTCAAGACACAGCTAGATGAAGCTCGAGCTCTCCTCCTCAGCACTAAGAACAGTCACCTGCGTCAGATAGAACGGATGGAG AGTGAAGAGCTGTCAGTCCAGAAGAAGCTTCGGACAGAGGTGATTCAGCTTGAAGACACTTTGGCTCAGGTGCGCAAGGAGTACGAGATGCTGAGAATTGAATTTGAACAAAATCTGGCTGCCAATGAACAAGCAG GGCCAATTAATCGTGAAATGCGACATTTGATTGGAAGTCTGCAGAACCATAACCACCAGCTGAAAGGAGATGTCCAACGTTATAAACGCAAGGTGCGAGATGCCCAGGGAGAAGTGAGCAAG ATGCGTTTTCAAGCCGGAGCCCCCCCTGGTCCTCCGCCCAGTGTCTCAAGTACTGAAGTGCCATCCACACCAATAAAAGAGGAAGAGGTAGAAGTGAAGAAGGAAGCTCTTCCTGTCCCAGCCCGTGAGCCTGAGACCCCCATGACACCAGAGGTGAAGAAAGAGGAGGAAGAACCAAAGAAGGAACCGGAGAGAAGTAAAACACGGGAGCGAGAACTGGAGAGGGAGCGAGAAAAGGAACGGGAAAGAGAAAAGGAGCGAGAACGTGAAAAGGACAAGCAGAAGACTGAAGACAGTAAGCGGAAGGATGCAGACACCCTAAAACAGCTGCGAGCAGAACTCAA GAAGGCCCAAGAGAGCCAGAAAGAGATGAAATTACTGCTGGATATGTATAAATCTGCACCAAAGGAGCAGCGAGACAAAGTACAGCTCATGGCAGCCGAGAGGAAGACCAAAGCTGAG GTGGAGGAGCTgagggcacgtgtgcaggctctTGAAGAGAAGGATCGTAGGGAGCGTAAGAAATTGGCAGATGAGGAGGCACTGCGCAAGATAAAAATTGCAGAGGAACAGATTGAACATTTACAGCGAAAACTCAGCGCCACTAAACAG GAAGAAGAGGCCCTATTGTCAGAGATGGATGTCACTGGGCAGGCGTTTGAGGATATGCAGGAGCAGAACATTCGCCTTATGCAACAATTGCGGGAAAAGGACGATGCAAATTTTAAACTAATGTCAGAGCGGATCAAATCCAATCAAATCCACAAactactgagagaggagaaggaggagCTGGCTGATCAGGTGCAGGGCCTCAAAACACAG GTGGATGCTCAGCTCTTACAGGTGCAGAAGCTGGAGGAGAGAGAACGAATGCTTCACAGCTCACTGGCTACGATAGAGAAGGAGCTGACACTTCGGACCCAGGCACTGGAGATACAGAAGAGGAAG GCAGTTGAGGCAGCACAGCTCTCGGAGGATCTGAAAGTTCAGGTGGAACACATTGTAAGCACTTTGCGGGACACCCAAAGCCTAGTGTGTGACAACCGAACAGCAAAGGAGAAGGAATCCTTCAACCTTAAAAGAGCACAG GCCCGCCTTACCTGCCCCTGCTGTAACACTCGGAAGAAGGACGCAGTGCTTACAAAGTGTTTCCATGTTTTCTGCTTTGAGTGTGTAAAAACCCGGTATGATACCCGCCAGCGCAAATGTCCCAAATGTAATGCCGCCTTTGGAGCTCACGACTTCCACCGAATTTATTTCAACTAA